The nucleotide sequence CACAAATCATCTTGCGAAACAATGAAGGAGTCTTTGTACTGACCCCGCATCTGAACAAGAGCTTCCGCTTCCAAAGTGGCTGGCCTGAGAACAACGGACCGTTGTATCTATACGAAACGCTGGCCAAGAGCATTATCGACGACACTGAGCGCCAAATGAAGATGGAAGAAAAACAGTATGTATTCGAAGTGAAAGCGAACTACAGCGGCAATCGTTCTTTGACCAAGCAAAAAATTTGGCTGACAGAAGATTTCAAACCGACGCACGCCGAAATTATGGATGCTAGCATGAATCCGCTCGTACGAATTGATTTCACTGATTTTTCGTTCAACCCTATGTTTGACAAAGATGCCTTTGACAAAGAGCGCAATATGACAACAAGCTCGTTGACAACGATCCCAACAATGGCGCAAGCAAATGGACAGGTCGTGAAACAGCCGAATAGCCAATTCGGTGTCATCGTCCCTACGTATATGCCAGAAGGGGTTACGCAAGGAGATATAGAACCAGTTACCCGTGATGGGGAGAGAAAAGTCATCTTGACCTACAAAGGGGCCTACAACTACAAGGTAATCGAAGGACGCCCGACAGCAGCATCTGTGTCGTATGAGCAAGGTATGCCTGTGAACCTCGGCTTTACGGTTGGTGTGCTTGCGCAGACAGGTGAAAATCAGCGACTGCTGACGTGGGAGCTCGACGGCATCGAATATACAATCGCAGGGGATCTTCCAGAGGAGGAAATGGTGAATGTCGCACAGTCGACATATGGTCTCAGCGCGAAATAAAAGCGTGGGAGAGGGGACGGTGAATGCCGTCCTCTTTTGCTGCCTTCCGGGAAAGTGGCTGTGGTGGAGGGGAAGAAGCGCATTTCCAGTCTACGCTTCGGCCTACGCCCCGCTGTAGATTGGACTGTCCGTTCCGAAATAAATGACGGGAGCGCTTCAAAAGTAGTCATCTTGATGAAGGATTCGCAGAGGTTGAAGCTGAAAACCCCCGTCATTTATTTCGGAACTGGGTCGGGCTCCAGAAGCGCTTGGACTGGAAATGCACTTCTTCCTAAGCGGCTTTGTTCTACTATTTGAGAAAATTCCCCCAGTTGATACTCAAAGGATGATCTTCCTAAGTTTTTAAAGAAATAATGAATGAAAAAAGCTGGCGAAAAGAAAAAGCACAGGGCTCGCAGACCTTGACAACGCCTACCCAGTCGGAACTCCAAAAAGGGGACCACGCTTATCGAACACTTCT is from Brevibacillus brevis and encodes:
- a CDS encoding outer membrane lipoprotein-sorting protein, yielding MKRVALPLVLLLVFTLFLGGCFGQKTPEDVVSDLNGTLGKMTGYKSQAVLTMQTGSTPMEYDVQVWYEKPTNYRVALTSKQRGITQIILRNNEGVFVLTPHLNKSFRFQSGWPENNGPLYLYETLAKSIIDDTERQMKMEEKQYVFEVKANYSGNRSLTKQKIWLTEDFKPTHAEIMDASMNPLVRIDFTDFSFNPMFDKDAFDKERNMTTSSLTTIPTMAQANGQVVKQPNSQFGVIVPTYMPEGVTQGDIEPVTRDGERKVILTYKGAYNYKVIEGRPTAASVSYEQGMPVNLGFTVGVLAQTGENQRLLTWELDGIEYTIAGDLPEEEMVNVAQSTYGLSAK